Part of the Athalia rosae chromosome 2, iyAthRosa1.1, whole genome shotgun sequence genome, ttatcggGTGGTTTAGGTGAAGAGGGTGGTTTTTCCCTTAGGTGAGAGCGTTATTATCACCCGTAAGTTGTCGTGTAGTTTCTCAGGACCCTCCGAGCCATTGTCCGCGtgtaggaatgaaaaaaaaaaaagaaaagggtgttttttcccctcatcgCGTGAACCGGGAAACTGAAGAGAACTTATCCTGAAAGACAGACAACGGGAAGTACGAGGCACTCAAACGATGTCGGGCCCGAAAAGtttgcttgatttttttttgttacattcTCCTCACTCTCCGGAAAAAGGAGTCCGAGGCGCAGTttgtaaaaaacaaatcttAAATACACAGAATATTTAACGTTTAAACGTGAAATCGGTCGCAACTATTCGACGCGAGTGCTACGACCCAAATGATCGTTCAAAATATCATCCGATAAGAGCCGTTTATATTCTAATGGGCATGTGTTGCCTTTAGGTAAACACATATTCTGCACGAAAATCGCTTAATATTCCATCGAGCAAACCCCCTCGACAGAACATGCAACAGGCAAAGTTACAAGCTCGATTATAGGCCGGCGCTGCAGCAGAGTTTTGCTTGGCAAACAATAGCGCTTTAAAATAAACGGttcattgtacgtacatatcatGTAAGATACGGTATAAAGAGCTATTGAAAAACATCACTCGATAGCCAATCCAAATCCGAGCATGGAaagtaatttatatatttggTTGTTTGAAATGATTTCTTTTGTCATACGAAGTTCAGGTAaaccgtaaaattttttagtaCCTAATTCCGAATCTGAATCTAAATAAAAGATCTAGAGTGCCTAGCGGTGATGATGTAACATTGGGATATTTTATTGTTGCCGATTACGCGACTCTTTGTCCTTTAAAGGATGCAAATATACTCGAACAATGCTTTTCAAACCACAGTTTTGAGAGagctttcttcttccttttctttttttcatctctaccCTCGCATTCTTACAAGGTGTCAAGGTATACTAAAGAGAGCTTTTTTGCGAGTGTGAATTACGGGAGAAAGAACAAGAGAGACAGTGAATCACACAAAAAGAGATGGGGTAATATTGCGTTAGGTCGCGTATattagagagaaagagataataaagaggaagaagcagaagagagACGGATAGATAGAAAGCGCAAGAGAAGTTTGCAGTTGAACAAAAGCTCTGGCTTTTCACGTCCGCcgtttgtataatataagtcaatgtacgtacgtacatcgcgtaTTATAAACCACTTTTTACTGTACATAACGTTTGTCTTGTCGTCCTTTGCGATCCCGCATAGTCAAATAGAAAGGATACGTGACCTCCGTAATCTTTACcggaaataatatttcatatattttgcACAAACTGAATGCGAaaaccaattaaaaaaaaatatcaattcagTCTCTACCAACCACTTAAAAAGCTGTTTGATGTGATATTTTGATTTGTCTCAACGTCGAAACAAACTAAGACTTTTAATGATAAGTTTTAATTGCTTTTACTTTTAGCGAAATGTTAAATTAATTCTTACATAATTGTACGTTATCGGCAGTATAGAGAAATTGTAGAAATTATTTAACGAAATACATatgcataattatatatatttgcgcCTGATTCCAGGCCCTGCGATGTGTACAGAATACATGCACTTGTAATTAGATTCGAGCGGATAAGCTCTGCAAAGTTAATTAcgcaacaaaataaaaaaactagataaaaaaaaaagattggttCCGATCAACCAGTTCGTTGCTCTTGAATATAATCAATAACATTTCATTCCGCAGCTTAGCCTGAATTACGGAGAATTTAATACCCGCGAAACATTGTGCACGGCACAGAAGAAAGAATAATGTATTTCAACATGAATATTTAtgcaaagaattttttattcaacgattATTAAGTATATGCCATAGTGATAATGTCGAACTATGCGGCGCGCAACTAGTTTACATGTGGTATAGATAAATGTCCgactcatttttttatctttaaaaCAATATTCAAACTCTATTAATTAGAGAATTATTATCCCTTACATTCAACATACACTTTGATCTCATCAAAAACGTAAGTAAATCGTGAATTTTgttaattctttattttaattttttcaattttaaccaATTAATACacctggaataaaaaaaaaaactactctTGGGATTTTTTCGAAGTTCGCAGCGAAACAAACCAGTGAATAGACGAATAATATTTCGCGAATAGTGCTACTGCACTTATTATGATGAATGAGATAAACAATTTGttttgtgtatattttttgaaagtaTGCCATGTGAATGTACCATAAAATGAATTGTTAGACTCTGGGCAAGTCCCTCTCACAAAAATGAGACGTGTTTTAATGTCTGCACGTAATTaagttcaaagaaaaattaattttccataaTTCCAACAAGTTTGAAAACacagaaaactgaaaaatcggTTACACGGATGACGATGACCCACCATGCTTGGTCGTCATGCAGCTCTAGGCCGCGAACTCCTCGGTGTCTGGAGATCTCCGGTGCGAAAAAACGCGTGtcatttttatcgaagaaCAATTATGCAACATCACAAACGTCGTCAGCAGCATGATGAATTTAATGTTCACCGCCAGTTATTTATTGTTAAGTTATTGCAGGCTGTAGTTATTCTTTGCCTTATACCGCATGCACTTTCTTTCACGTTTCAAttccgttctctttttttcttattatttttctatataaatttattcgaatgtggcataagtataggtatatcgtataAATTATGACACTGAGATTTCTTTTAAACTTTATCATGCACGCCGTTGACCGTAGAACACGTTGCACCAAAAtttaatgacgataataattatgtaaattaTTGCTTTGGAAActatgaacaattttttctagGAGCACTGCACGGTGGAATTCACTAAATAATGGTTTATTGGgtggaatttgaaattttcattcgcttttccTTAGACCGCAAGAAGCGTGGAGGACACGCACCCCACCTGCACGCACCCTCGGTACGGGCGACCCGGGAGCGAATTTTACGCTGGGGGTGCACGCAGCACGAGGCACGATGTGCTGGGGGCAGAGCCGAGAGCCTGGCCGCTGGGCGCCGTATGCATCGATCGTCGTGTCGCCCTTACGTACACCGTGTCCCCGAAATACTCCACCCCCAACCCCTCCTCTACAtcattctcctcttctttttccgcaTCTCatagaaaaagggggaaaaaatcctGAAACTTCCCCTAGACGCTTAAGGAGTTTTGACCCCTCACCCAGTAAAATTAACGCGCGCGCtctctgaaattaaaaaatttcgtcgaggaTAGAAGAACACAGTAGAATACAGTAAGGAAATGATCAATTTTGATCGAAAATAGCTGGGCTTAGCGGAAAACTTTTTAAATGTAAGactaattgataaaatttatagaCTGTTTTTACACGCGTGAGAATTGTTAGCGTAATTTTTGTAAGTTTTGAAGggaattgttaattttttgacACCCCTAGATTTTCGTAACACTAGTACGCAGACGTAAGTTTATAATTCTGTGCAGTTTGTATGACGAACGTCGATTTGTGTTTTGCCAACACAAACAAATACAGAGCGAATCATTGTTGATTTTTATCTCCTATATTGTCCTCGTTGAATCTGATGAGGAATAACAGCGAGCTTGCAAAAAGTAGACTATTGTCATATACGagtttcatttataattacgATTTTAATTCTGTAGCAGGAAgagaatatacacgtacacggtaTATTGGGGTGGCGAAGAATGATTCTCTGTAAATatgcttttctcttttttcctcccccttgAAGATAACGAGGATGATGTGCATACCGCATTTTTATAACGCGCTGCGCAAGCAGATCTATAGCCTGAGGTTGATGCCCCGCGTAAATCTGAACTACTTCCGGGTCCTTATCCAGATTTCCAAGAGCACGCTgctgcagagaaattgaaaacatTACTGTTATTCATGTATTTCAATCTACCCGTTAATTTGCCTCATATCTGTGACGAAAGCTTGCAAAAAAGGTGcaaggaaaaactttttttttctcatctcaaaACCTTCTTAAAATGTTAATCACGTTGAAAATAAGTCGTTAACTCAACAGCCTTACCCAAAGCATCAATCAGTTTCAATAAATTCGttgaataaatcaaaaaacgacaCTGCTTTGTCATGCGTATTTTATTCGACTCATTTTCATAAATCGtaatgagaaaattatatcTCTCCACTTGATGGGAAAAGGTTGAGAATTGTTTGCAGGTTTAACGAGAGGGTTGCCAAAGGGACAAATTGTGTGTACCCATCAATATTTCAGAGTTAATTCGGTCAGCAAAGTCAGGATAGCCGTACTGGCGCGGGCATCCAAAACACGACGAAAACGTGCGGGccgttaatttttaattggaaGATGTAATCTGAAACCAGCACGAATGCTTTATACTTGAATATCCGTTACCCGGATATGTAAAGTTTACATTATTGAAAAGTTACTCTTTCGACAGGGGTGAAGAGATTGGTTTGGGTTTTTATaaaacgaaccaacgaacgaattcATTGATTTTGGCTATCGGGAGAAACGCCCGTCGACGGTTTGCACCGTCAGAAAGCATAGAAGTCGATGACGTCCGGGTTGCGCCAGTTTCGGAACGTCGATGCATGATTCAAAGAGAAACCGCGTGTAATATGTCCAGTTTCTGTATCACATTGCGCACATATTGTGGCTTTCACGACAAAGagcgaatggagaaaaaaaataaataaataaataaactgatATCAAACGGTGACAATAATAAATCAGCAGAAATTTCGTACCGTCAGAAATTTCTAACTCTAAGGCGACCAGGCCAATAATATTCTGTACCTGCGGTGGTTTAAAACATTCGTGCCTCTTGAGCTTGGTTTTGGACGCTAGACGAGAGGTTTTTCAAGTACCAACCGACTCCCTCTTCCCtccttcacttttcttttccattcctCTCGTCTGCGGAGTTCGGCTCTCGCTCAGGTAATGATCGATAACATACGAAGCGCGCGGTTCTCGTGACTAGCCGCGTATAACTGCAGAAAAGCCTTTTCATCTACGTCGTCGACGGAGATGATCCTTCATAACGCTCTCAAGGGCGCACAAACGGAGCTGATGGGATCTGCACGAATATGAGGACAGTCTTCCGCAAAATTCTCTCTCCATCAGgcttaactttttttttctcgtttttattatcatttattatcgcaaaccgtaaaattaattatacttaGCTTATTGGAAATACAGACCAATATATTAATACTAATGATGAAAGGAAATCTTACAGACTAAAAAGAGATATTCGGAATATAAAATGATTCGGACATAAACGAACATGAGCGGAATATGTCTACTTAACACGAATGTAAAACTATTTCGGCTGTTCTTCTCTATTATTTACAATATTGATCCTGAAGTGAAATCTAATGAATGACAAATTACAGCTATCTTTGCTGGGACAGACATTCATCTCTCATCACCGAAGTCAAAGAACGTAGTAGACCGGGGAAGGGGGTCGGCATTTTAATTTACTTCCGACCCTTTTAGAAAGCGTATCGAGTTCTGACGTCCTCAAGCTTTTTCGATACTTCAGATGGGGTTCTTTCCAGGTCACCGGATATCCCTTTTTGTTTAGCCGGTTCGATGGAGTTAAATTGTTCGCAGAGATCTCCGTCGATTACATTTTTCACCGGGTAATAGTACGATCTAAATGAGAGATGATCGCGACCACAGAGTGGCGGGTGTTCCGACCGCATGTGCATTTCTAAATGTTGAAAGAAATCATGATCTTCGTGGCTCGTAAATGGAACTAAAACGCCGACCGTTCCACTCAAAGTCGTGTACACCAAACTCTCGGAACCTCCTGGTATCAAAGTCGCTTTTTGAAGAGACATAACAGTTTCTCCGACGTGAAAACAGGCTACCGTGTCAGCTTTTTGACTCGCTCCGTTCAAAAGTCCTCGATCCCATAGCGCCTTGTTTCCTGTGGGATCTTCGTCAACGTCGTCATTTATCCCAGATGCCAGTCGGATCTGAAAAAGAACACATCCTTCATGACAAATGATTCCTCAACGCACACGTATCATTATTAATCGATCTCAGTTTTCAACTAACCACGGCGATATTCCCGAATTTGTCAGCGGTAGCTACAGTGTCATAGTCGAGAACGCACGTCGTTGTTACCCATCGTGGGTGAGTGTCATCGGCAAATACGATCAGCTGGTTTTCCTGTCGTTTGTATCTGACTGCGTAGACGGATTCTTGAACATCGCTAACGTAGATACGCTGTCCAACGGCATTGATGGATACAACAGCGTTCGGAATGTGCTTGTTCTCGCATTTACGtaatagttttttctttcccatatCATAGAGACGCAACATCCTTCCGACTCCCACTAGAACTCGACCTTGGTAAGGACAAATGGCGAGGGGAACTTCGTCCATTATAGTTTTGTGCATCAGTTCGAGACTTGTGCAGTCTGCATTAACTCTGTAacaaatgattgaatgatCGTAACTACAATCTTACCATAGCGGTGCCGAAAAATTAGTTGAACGGTGTTCAGCACTGCAGGTATTTCATCAGGATACAGATACTAGTGTGATATTTGTCATCATAACATAAGGAGCAAGAAATTTATTGGACTTATTCATTGACAAGGCTTACTCACTTGTATGTGTATAGAAATCCACCGTTGCTCATTCTGGGATTCAATTGATAATCTTTGGCTACACCAACGATCAGGAACTGCTGATCACCCTGGTTTGCAAATCTCACCAATCCCAAGCTGTGAATCATATTGAATTAATTAGTAACTGATTCCAACCAAcattaatttcatcaattaaaTGGACGAATAAAATACCGCTTACCATAGAGCAGCAAAGTTTTGTTCCAGTCGATGAAGCTCGATAGTTTGTCCGGTTGCAGGTGCTACAACTCTCAAAGTGGATGCCCATAAGCCAGGTCCAGCTCTAGGAGCTCCAAACACTGCCTCGTTAGGTTCTTCAGAAAGAAAGGCTTCGGCCAATTCTCTGGCTACAGCCGCTTCTTCTGCGCCAGCTGCTTCCTGCATTTCTTCGGCCATTTGTAGGCGTCTCTGTTGCTTAGTTTCTTCAGTATAAGCATTGTGCTCGGTCTCGAGGACTATCAGATTGGCGGAGTCAGGATGAATGACAAATTTACGAGGCGTGTATTCCAACGGGAAGCTGACCTGGTTGAAAACCGCTCCAAGTTTTTCCAGGGCCAAAATTCTCAAGGTATTAGTAGAAATGGCCACAATTCCTTCGGGACATTGTTCTGAACTGAATCCAGAAGCGAATTCGAGGCTTTCATAGGACAACGGAGTGAGGTGGAAACGATTTTGGTAATAATAGCTGAGCCACGACCGACTAGACATTGCCAATACTGCTTGGTTACCTTGCATTTTTATTCTGAATAACTTTACTGGTCTTGACCCCAAATAACGGGTTCTCGTATCTGCTAAATCACCTGATATTGGATCAAGAACAGTTCTGAGAAGGACACCGTTCTGTAATCCTGAAAATCACAACGTAAAACATTAGAAATGCTGACATCTTGATAAGTTTCAACGActcaaaattaataaatagtcAGCACTGCAGGTTTTTCATCAAAGTTCAGGGAACTTGTCTTTTTGTCATCATAAATTATACTTTTTGTACCGGACAATTGCtttcaagaaaattttttagttgCTCCTTACCTATGTTCAGGTACAAGCTAGACTGTTGAGGTGCGGAGTCTTCGGAACTATCAGCTTCTTTCGATCCCATTTCCACGATGCAGAGACTTTCAGCAGCTGCGGGTAGGGCTTGCATACTTCTAGGTGCCAAACAATCCGATGGATCGAGAGAAATGATTCTTACAGTATTGTCTTGTAATCCGACTGCCAGAAACCAGGAGCGCTGTTCCCCAGTAGCTACATTACCAAGAGCCATGCACATAACTTCTGAAGGCATCTTCTTCCTTTCCGTATACTCGTTCAGTTGTCCAGTCTAGAAGAAAAACCCAGTTCAACTAACATCCAATTACAGAATTAAAACAGTTTCATGATAAAAGTCacaatttttcgtcttttttgtTATGTTTACTCTTGATTCACTCCGCTCAGTAAAGATTTAATCGAGAAGAGGCGACAAGGGCAGATTAATTTTTGCACCATTTACATCTCCAAAGATAGAAAGAATCACCAAAGAGAGAACAAACGGTGCCGTATAATTTGATAACTGAGAGAAATGATCTAACTTACAGGGTCCATCTCGAAGTAGACGAGTTCACCACCCGTCAGAGCAATGACGACTTGACGTTGATTCACGGCACATTTGACGAtggtttttttcccgggtGCTTTCCACTCGTTCACACGCTTGTCAGCCCTGATATGACGAATACCATCAGGGTATACCTGAGAAAAATACCATGAATGTGATTTCGATGCGTTTGAGATAATGTCTGCGCACAACTATGTTACATCTTGGGCGTGTCAGAGTTAAATTACCAGGACTACACTTTTAAACTACTGTGTATTCCAACGATGCGAAACCCCGAAATTTTATATAGCACTGTTTTTGCGACCGGCGCGTGGTTGACCAGGCGCCGGAGATACCGCAGTGCAATACATCAAAATTATCAATTGAAGGAGCAAACAAAATTTCACCTGCACTAGCGCATCTTCTCCCAAGGCGGAGCAGCTAAGAGTGGGTGTTGTGCCAAGGAAACCCGAGTCTGTGACTTCCTCAACAGTCTCACCGATGCTAAGCACAAGAGTGGCATTGACGAAGGACACTATGATGTAAGCATCATACTCCTCTGTAACCCAAATCAGAATATTCGT contains:
- the LOC105687825 gene encoding splicing factor 3B subunit 3, whose translation is MYLYNLTLQRATGITHAVHGNFSGSKMQEILVSRGKSLELLRPDPNTGKVHTLLTVEVFGIVRSLMAFRLTGGTKDYIVVGSDSGRIVILEYIPAKNAFDKVHQETFGKSGCRRIVPGQYLAIDPKGRAVMIGAIEKQKLVYILNRDPEARLTISSPLEAHKSNTLVYHTVGVDVGFENPMFACLEIDYEEADSDPTGDAAVKTQQTLTLYELDLGLNHVVRKHSEPLEEHANFLVSVPGGNDGPSGVLICSENYLTYKNLGDQHDIRCPIPRRRNDLDDPERGMIFVCSATHKTKSMFFFLAQTEQGDIFKITLETDEDMVTEIKLKYFDTVPVATSMCVLKTGFLFVASEFGNHYLYQIAHLGDDDDEPEFSSAMPLEEGDTFFFAPRPLRNLVLVDEMDSLSPIMTCQVADLANEDTPQLYMTCGRGPRSTLRVLRHGLEVSEMAVSELPGNPNAVWTVKRRVDEEYDAYIIVSFVNATLVLSIGETVEEVTDSGFLGTTPTLSCSALGEDALVQVYPDGIRHIRADKRVNEWKAPGKKTIVKCAVNQRQVVIALTGGELVYFEMDPTGQLNEYTERKKMPSEVMCMALGNVATGEQRSWFLAVGLQDNTVRIISLDPSDCLAPRSMQALPAAAESLCIVEMGSKEADSSEDSAPQQSSLYLNIGLQNGVLLRTVLDPISGDLADTRTRYLGSRPVKLFRIKMQGNQAVLAMSSRSWLSYYYQNRFHLTPLSYESLEFASGFSSEQCPEGIVAISTNTLRILALEKLGAVFNQVSFPLEYTPRKFVIHPDSANLIVLETEHNAYTEETKQQRRLQMAEEMQEAAGAEEAAVARELAEAFLSEEPNEAVFGAPRAGPGLWASTLRVVAPATGQTIELHRLEQNFAALCLGLVRFANQGDQQFLIVGVAKDYQLNPRMSNGGFLYTYKVNADCTSLELMHKTIMDEVPLAICPYQGRVLVGVGRMLRLYDMGKKKLLRKCENKHIPNAVVSINAVGQRIYVSDVQESVYAVRYKRQENQLIVFADDTHPRWVTTTCVLDYDTVATADKFGNIAVIRLASGINDDVDEDPTGNKALWDRGLLNGASQKADTVACFHVGETVMSLQKATLIPGGSESLVYTTLSGTVGVLVPFTSHEDHDFFQHLEMHMRSEHPPLCGRDHLSFRSYYYPVKNVIDGDLCEQFNSIEPAKQKGISGDLERTPSEVSKKLEDVRTRYAF